The following coding sequences lie in one Flavobacterium cyclinae genomic window:
- a CDS encoding formimidoylglutamase, with protein sequence MVFDFLQPISTSVEEFVATLSNQTLGKKVVFHTQTDFPVLDNIAIAIFTVNEYRGNNKNNSDFSFDNFRKNFYSLYPGNWNASIVDLGTIEAGASVEDTYFVVKSLVAELIKKGIIPIVVGGSQDVTYPMYRAYDTLDQMVNVVSVDNRFDFSKEDKVASDSYLSKIIVEEPNNLFNFSNIGYQTYFNSQEEIDLIEKLYFEAYRLGEVSNNLSIAEPVFRDADLVSVDMTSVQSSYSGNFKTFNPNGFTGKEICALTRYAGISDKVTSFGIFNFNPNENEVVLTAQMLWYFIEGFCFRSNEYPFGTKESYLKYIVPIEDEELIFYKSNKTERWWIEIPFLTNVNNKLKRNTLLPCTHEDYLAACEQEIPERWWKAQRRNIL encoded by the coding sequence ATGGTTTTTGATTTTTTACAACCAATCTCAACTTCTGTAGAAGAATTTGTTGCAACATTATCCAATCAAACATTGGGGAAAAAAGTGGTGTTTCATACTCAAACTGATTTTCCGGTTTTAGATAATATTGCAATTGCGATTTTTACGGTGAATGAATATAGAGGAAATAATAAAAATAATTCGGATTTTTCATTCGATAATTTTAGAAAGAATTTTTACAGTTTATATCCGGGAAATTGGAATGCCTCAATCGTTGATTTAGGTACTATTGAAGCAGGTGCTAGTGTTGAAGATACCTATTTTGTTGTAAAGAGCTTAGTAGCTGAACTGATTAAAAAAGGTATTATTCCAATTGTTGTTGGTGGTAGTCAAGATGTAACGTATCCTATGTATCGTGCTTATGATACTTTAGATCAAATGGTAAATGTGGTGTCTGTTGATAATAGATTTGATTTTTCTAAAGAAGATAAAGTAGCATCAGATTCATATCTATCTAAAATTATAGTGGAAGAGCCTAACAATCTATTTAACTTTAGTAATATTGGTTATCAAACCTATTTTAATTCGCAAGAAGAGATTGATTTAATTGAAAAATTATATTTCGAAGCGTATCGTTTAGGAGAAGTTTCAAATAATTTATCAATTGCAGAACCAGTATTCAGAGATGCTGATTTAGTTAGTGTTGATATGACTTCTGTGCAATCATCCTATTCTGGTAATTTTAAAACCTTTAATCCAAATGGTTTTACGGGAAAAGAGATATGTGCTCTAACGCGTTATGCAGGAATAAGCGATAAAGTAACTTCTTTTGGGATTTTTAATTTTAATCCAAATGAAAATGAAGTTGTTTTAACAGCTCAAATGTTGTGGTATTTTATTGAAGGATTTTGTTTTCGTTCTAACGAATATCCATTTGGTACAAAAGAAAGTTATTTAAAGTACATTGTTCCAATTGAAGATGAAGAATTGATCTTTTATAAGAGTAATAAAACAGAAAGATGGTGGATAGAAATACCTTTTTTAACAAATGTTAACAATAAATTAAAAAGAAATACGTTATTACCTTGCACACATGAAGATTATTTAGCAGCTTGCGAGCAAGAAATTCCTGAAAGATGGTGGAAGGCTCAAAGAAGGAATATTTTATAA
- the porL gene encoding type IX secretion system motor protein PorL/GldL, with translation MAILSKKVMGFLYGMGAAVVIVGALFKLMHWPGAGPMLIVGLLTEAAIFALSAFEPVEHELDWSLVYPELAGGEAKPKDKKENPADAQGLLSQKLDNMLKEAKIDGELMASLGNSIKNFEGAAKSISPTVDAMAGQKKYAEEMSTAAAQMEALNNLYKLQLDSASRNAAANQEIADNAAKLKEQMQSMTSNIASLNAVYGGMLSAMNNRG, from the coding sequence ATGGCAATTTTAAGCAAAAAAGTGATGGGATTCCTTTACGGAATGGGAGCGGCAGTAGTAATCGTTGGAGCATTATTTAAATTGATGCACTGGCCAGGTGCAGGTCCAATGCTTATTGTTGGATTATTAACAGAGGCAGCAATCTTTGCTTTGTCTGCTTTTGAACCGGTAGAACACGAATTAGATTGGTCTTTAGTTTACCCTGAATTAGCAGGTGGTGAAGCTAAGCCAAAAGACAAAAAAGAAAATCCAGCTGATGCTCAAGGCTTATTATCTCAAAAATTAGATAACATGTTAAAAGAAGCTAAAATTGACGGTGAGTTAATGGCTAGCTTAGGTAACAGTATCAAAAATTTTGAAGGTGCAGCTAAATCAATTTCTCCAACTGTTGATGCAATGGCTGGTCAAAAGAAATATGCTGAAGAAATGTCTACAGCAGCAGCTCAAATGGAAGCTTTAAACAATTTATACAAATTACAATTAGATAGCGCATCTAGAAATGCAGCTGCTAATCAAGAAATTGCTGACAACGCAGCTAAATTAAAAGAGCAAATGCAGTCTATGACTTCAAACATTGCTTCTTTAAATGCAGTTTACGGTGGTATGCTTTCTGCTATGAATAACAGAGGATAA
- a CDS encoding NAD(P)/FAD-dependent oxidoreductase: MIDYLIVGSGLAGISFAEIALQNNKSILVFDNDSQPSSRIAGGLYNPVVLKRFSEVWKAKEQLEFAFPLYHNIQKKLNVVFDFQIPILRKLASIEEQNNWFQAADKPNLAPFLESKLVTTSFESIASPFHYGKVNYTGYLEISTLIEAYTKYLQVLNCFSNEGFNHNEIEFLEDGIQYKNSKAKHIIFAEGFGLHANPFFNDLPLDGTKGELLIISAPDLELDVVIKSSVFILPIGNDLYKVGATYDWIDKTNIPTEQGKQELVEKLKEIISCDFEIVKHFGGVRPTVKDRRPLVGTHPTHPQLHVLNGLGTRGVMLGPYLANELFQHIENNTPLEKEIDIIRCYKKNRN, from the coding sequence ATGATAGATTATTTAATCGTAGGAAGTGGTTTAGCTGGAATTTCTTTTGCTGAAATTGCATTGCAAAACAATAAATCAATTTTGGTTTTTGATAATGATTCGCAACCTTCATCAAGAATTGCGGGTGGTTTGTATAATCCAGTTGTATTGAAACGTTTCAGTGAAGTTTGGAAAGCTAAAGAGCAATTAGAATTTGCTTTTCCACTATATCATAATATTCAAAAGAAACTAAATGTGGTTTTTGATTTTCAAATACCAATACTTAGAAAATTAGCTTCAATTGAAGAGCAGAATAATTGGTTTCAAGCTGCAGATAAACCAAATTTGGCTCCCTTTTTAGAATCTAAATTAGTTACAACTTCTTTCGAAAGTATTGCTTCTCCATTTCACTATGGTAAAGTAAATTATACTGGTTATTTAGAAATTTCAACTTTAATTGAAGCTTACACTAAATATTTACAAGTTCTAAATTGCTTTTCTAATGAAGGTTTTAACCATAATGAAATTGAATTTTTAGAAGACGGAATTCAGTATAAAAATTCAAAAGCCAAGCATATAATTTTTGCCGAAGGATTTGGTTTACATGCTAATCCATTTTTTAATGATTTGCCATTGGATGGGACTAAAGGTGAATTATTAATTATTAGTGCACCTGATTTAGAATTAGATGTTGTCATTAAATCTAGTGTGTTTATTCTTCCAATTGGAAATGATTTGTACAAAGTGGGAGCTACTTATGACTGGATAGACAAAACAAATATTCCAACAGAACAAGGAAAACAAGAATTGGTTGAAAAACTAAAAGAAATTATTTCATGTGATTTTGAAATTGTTAAACATTTTGGAGGAGTTCGCCCAACAGTCAAAGACAGAAGACCATTAGTAGGTACACATCCAACACACCCTCAATTACATGTTTTAAATGGCTTAGGGACTCGTGGTGTTATGCTAGGTCCTTATCTTGCAAACGAATTATTTCAACATATAGAAAATAATACACCGCTAGAGAAAGAAATAGATATTATTAGATGTTATAAAAAAAACCGAAACTGA
- the porK gene encoding type IX secretion system lipoprotein PorK/GldK, with the protein MKKFVAFSAILSLFISCGKGDKGELVGVKGRKWHPEKPYGMTLIPGGAFIMGKADDDLANIQDAPTKTVTVRSFYMDETEITNSEYRQFVEWVKDSTIRTRLAILADEQGQKPGSGGGKGGSIGDFAFADVDPEKMTPYDKYMYENYYSVGTDDDIYAGRKLNKKIKLIKEPSKYPDEYYVEVMDSMYLPESESYNGLKTIDVSKLKFKYNQVDLNKAVKKKGRKNFYEDAPPIEIYPDTTAWIKDFAYSYNEPMHNDYFWHQAYGEYPVVGVSWNQAKAFCAWRTMYKNAYIKKKKGRDQVNSFRLPTEAEWEYAARGGIEGATYPWGGPYAKNDRGCFMANFKPNRGDYAADGALYTVEAKSYEPNDYNLYNMAGNVSEWTESSYYAEAYEFVSTMNPHVADKKNQRKVVRGGSWKDVAYFLQVSTRDYEYADSARSYIGFRTVQDYMGTAATGNRPK; encoded by the coding sequence ATGAAGAAGTTTGTTGCATTTTCAGCAATTTTGTCATTATTTATCAGTTGTGGTAAAGGCGATAAAGGAGAATTAGTAGGAGTTAAAGGGAGAAAATGGCATCCCGAGAAACCTTACGGTATGACGTTAATCCCTGGAGGAGCTTTTATTATGGGTAAAGCCGATGATGATTTAGCTAACATTCAAGACGCACCTACTAAAACCGTTACTGTTCGTTCTTTCTACATGGATGAAACAGAAATTACTAATAGTGAGTACCGCCAGTTTGTTGAATGGGTAAAAGATTCAACTATTAGAACTCGTTTAGCGATACTTGCAGATGAGCAAGGTCAAAAACCAGGTTCTGGTGGAGGAAAAGGTGGAAGTATTGGAGATTTTGCCTTTGCAGATGTAGATCCTGAAAAAATGACTCCGTATGATAAATACATGTATGAGAACTACTACAGTGTAGGTACTGATGATGATATTTATGCAGGAAGAAAATTAAATAAGAAAATTAAACTTATTAAAGAACCTTCTAAATATCCAGATGAGTACTATGTAGAAGTAATGGATTCAATGTACCTACCTGAATCTGAATCGTATAATGGTTTAAAAACTATTGATGTTTCTAAATTAAAATTCAAGTACAATCAAGTTGATTTGAATAAGGCTGTTAAGAAAAAAGGTCGTAAAAACTTTTATGAAGATGCACCGCCAATTGAAATCTATCCTGATACTACAGCTTGGATCAAAGACTTTGCTTATTCATACAATGAGCCAATGCACAACGATTATTTTTGGCATCAAGCTTATGGAGAATATCCAGTAGTGGGTGTTTCTTGGAATCAAGCTAAAGCTTTTTGTGCTTGGAGAACTATGTACAAAAATGCATATATCAAAAAGAAAAAAGGAAGAGATCAAGTAAATTCATTCCGTTTACCTACTGAAGCAGAATGGGAATATGCTGCTAGAGGAGGAATCGAAGGAGCTACGTATCCTTGGGGTGGTCCTTATGCTAAAAATGACAGAGGTTGTTTTATGGCTAACTTTAAACCTAATCGTGGGGATTACGCAGCTGATGGTGCTCTTTATACAGTAGAGGCTAAATCATATGAGCCAAATGATTACAATTTGTATAATATGGCTGGAAACGTTTCTGAGTGGACAGAGTCTTCTTACTACGCTGAAGCATATGAGTTTGTTTCTACAATGAATCCACATGTTGCTGATAAGAAAAATCAAAGAAAAGTTGTACGTGGCGGTTCTTGGAAAGACGTTGCTTACTTCTTACAAGTTTCTACTCGTGATTATGAGTATGCTGATTCAGCAAGAAGTTACATTGGTTTCAGAACTGTACAAGATTACATGGGTACAGCTGCAACAGGTAACAGACCAAAATAG
- the topA gene encoding type I DNA topoisomerase, translating to MAKNLVIVESPAKAKTIEKFLGSEYQVESSYGHIADLPSREIGVDVENGFKPKYEVSSDKKALVTKLKGLAKNAEMVWLASDEDREGEAISWHLAEELKLKPEKTKRIVFHEITKSAIQKAIENPRGIDYNLVNAQQARRVLDRLVGYELSPVLWKKVKGGLSAGRVQSVSVRLIVEREREIQDFKPEASYSITAEFKNEAGKTFKAKLPKNFATKKEAEDFLTKNMGSTYKVGDLETKPTKKSPAAPFTTSTLQQEAARKLYLPVGITMQIAQRLYEAGLITYMRTDSVNLSQEAMAAAQAEITSYYGKEFSKPRNFNTKSKGAQEAHEAIRPTDMSRHTVDIDRDQARLYELIWKRTLASQMSDAELERTNVKIEASNHSETFTATGEVIKFEGFLKVYLEGHDDDEEEQEGMLPALKVNEKLTNNYITATERFSRPPSRYTEASLVKKLEELGIGRPSTYAPTISTIIARTYVEKGSFEGQERKYNQLMLKGGEVKSQVLTENVGSDKGKLVPTDIGIIVNDFLVKNFNTILDYNFTAKVEQDFDEIAEGKVDWAKMMNDFYNHFHPNVVDVEKNADRESGERILGIHPVSGKQVSVRLGKYGAMAQIGDADDENKQFASLRQDQNIGNITLEEVLNLFLLPKQLGTYKGEEIEVNNGRFGPYVRFGSQFISLPKGMDPMDVTIEVAQGLIDEKVQADAPIGTYDGLPIQKGVGRFGPFIKWNGMFINVNKKYNFDNLSQADLNELIEEKQQKDIDKVIHDWKEEGIKVEKARWGRSVITKGKIKIELSKDVDASKLTLAQVQEMIEKKAPVKKTAAKKTTAKKSTTKKK from the coding sequence ATGGCAAAGAATTTAGTAATCGTTGAGTCACCAGCAAAGGCAAAAACCATCGAAAAATTTCTAGGAAGTGAGTATCAAGTTGAGTCGAGTTATGGGCATATTGCTGACTTACCTTCAAGAGAAATTGGAGTAGATGTAGAAAATGGTTTTAAACCTAAATACGAAGTTTCGTCTGACAAAAAAGCTTTGGTGACCAAATTAAAAGGATTAGCTAAAAATGCCGAAATGGTTTGGTTGGCTTCCGATGAGGACCGTGAGGGAGAAGCGATTTCTTGGCACCTAGCAGAAGAGTTAAAATTAAAACCAGAAAAAACAAAACGTATCGTTTTTCACGAGATTACTAAATCAGCTATTCAAAAAGCTATCGAAAATCCGAGAGGAATTGATTACAACTTAGTAAACGCTCAGCAAGCCCGTAGAGTTTTAGATCGATTAGTAGGTTATGAATTATCGCCAGTACTTTGGAAAAAAGTAAAAGGAGGATTATCGGCTGGTCGTGTACAATCGGTTTCGGTTCGTTTGATTGTGGAACGTGAAAGAGAAATTCAAGATTTCAAACCAGAAGCTTCTTACAGCATTACAGCCGAATTCAAAAACGAAGCGGGAAAAACTTTCAAAGCAAAATTACCTAAGAACTTCGCAACTAAAAAGGAAGCGGAAGATTTCTTAACTAAAAATATGGGTTCTACATACAAAGTAGGCGATTTAGAAACCAAACCAACAAAGAAATCACCAGCAGCACCATTTACTACTTCAACGTTGCAACAAGAAGCAGCTAGAAAATTGTATTTACCTGTTGGGATTACCATGCAAATTGCGCAACGTTTATACGAAGCCGGACTTATTACTTATATGAGAACGGATAGCGTGAATTTATCACAAGAAGCAATGGCGGCAGCTCAAGCTGAAATTACAAGTTACTACGGAAAGGAATTTTCTAAACCTAGAAATTTCAATACCAAATCAAAAGGAGCGCAAGAGGCGCACGAAGCGATTCGTCCAACGGATATGTCAAGACATACTGTTGATATTGATAGAGATCAAGCGCGTTTGTACGAATTGATTTGGAAAAGAACATTAGCTTCTCAAATGAGCGATGCGGAATTAGAGAGAACTAATGTAAAAATTGAAGCAAGCAATCATTCGGAAACTTTTACTGCAACAGGAGAAGTAATCAAATTTGAAGGTTTCTTAAAAGTATATTTAGAAGGACATGATGATGATGAAGAGGAACAAGAAGGAATGTTGCCAGCGTTAAAAGTAAACGAAAAGCTTACGAATAATTATATCACGGCAACGGAACGTTTTTCACGTCCGCCAAGTCGTTACACAGAAGCTTCTTTGGTAAAGAAATTAGAAGAATTAGGAATTGGTCGTCCATCAACGTATGCACCAACTATTTCTACGATTATCGCTAGAACTTACGTAGAGAAAGGAAGTTTCGAAGGTCAAGAAAGAAAATACAACCAGTTGATGTTAAAAGGAGGAGAAGTAAAATCTCAAGTTTTAACTGAAAATGTGGGGTCAGATAAAGGAAAATTAGTTCCAACCGATATCGGAATTATCGTGAACGATTTCTTGGTAAAGAACTTCAACACGATTTTAGATTACAATTTCACTGCTAAAGTGGAGCAAGATTTCGACGAAATTGCTGAAGGAAAAGTAGATTGGGCTAAAATGATGAACGATTTCTACAATCACTTTCATCCAAACGTAGTTGATGTTGAAAAAAATGCCGATAGAGAAAGTGGTGAACGTATTTTAGGAATTCATCCAGTTTCTGGAAAACAAGTTTCGGTTCGTTTAGGAAAATATGGAGCTATGGCTCAAATTGGTGATGCTGATGATGAAAACAAACAGTTTGCCAGTTTACGCCAAGATCAAAATATTGGAAATATCACTTTAGAAGAAGTATTGAATTTGTTCTTACTGCCAAAACAATTAGGAACTTACAAAGGAGAAGAAATTGAAGTGAACAATGGTCGTTTTGGACCTTATGTTCGTTTTGGTTCTCAATTTATTTCGTTACCAAAAGGAATGGATCCAATGGATGTTACCATAGAAGTCGCTCAAGGTTTAATTGATGAGAAAGTTCAAGCGGATGCTCCAATTGGAACTTATGATGGATTGCCGATTCAAAAAGGTGTTGGGCGTTTTGGACCTTTCATCAAATGGAATGGTATGTTTATCAATGTAAATAAAAAATACAACTTCGATAATTTATCACAAGCCGATTTGAATGAGTTAATCGAAGAAAAACAACAAAAAGACATTGATAAAGTAATTCACGATTGGAAGGAAGAAGGCATCAAAGTGGAAAAAGCACGTTGGGGTCGTTCTGTAATTACAAAAGGGAAAATCAAAATTGAATTGAGTAAAGATGTTGACGCAAGTAAACTGACTTTGGCTCAAGTTCAAGAGATGATAGAAAAGAAAGCGCCAGTAAAAAAGACTGCTGCTAAAAAAACCACTGCAAAAAAATCAACTACAAAAAAGAAATAG
- the miaB gene encoding tRNA (N6-isopentenyl adenosine(37)-C2)-methylthiotransferase MiaB, which translates to MEKVIDENKQGQSLVLDQKVGNTKKLFIESYGCQMNFSDSEIVASILYENGYNTTQNLEDADLVLVNTCSIRDKAEQTIRKRLEKYNAVKKINPSMKVGVLGCMAERLKSQFLEEEKIVDMVVGPDAYKDLPNLLAEVEEGREAINVILSKEETYGDIAPVRLNSNGVNAFVSITRGCDNMCTFCVVPFTRGRERSREPQSIYDEIQDLYDRGFKEVTLLGQNVDSYLWYGGGLKKDFDKATEMQKATAVDFAQLLDKCATLFPKMRFRFSTSNPQDMHVEVIETMAKHHNICKYIHLPVQSGSTRILKEMNRQHTREEYMALIDKIYSIIPDISLSQDMIAGFPTETEEDHQDTLSLMEYVKYDFGFMFAYSERPGTLAARKMEDDVPEEVKKRRLNEIIDLQQRIGLERTQRFIGQEVEVLIEKESKRSDAHWSGRNSQNTVVVFPKENYKVGEFVMVKITDCTAATLIGEAVGYSTVMN; encoded by the coding sequence ATGGAAAAGGTAATTGATGAAAACAAACAAGGTCAAAGTTTAGTTCTTGACCAAAAAGTAGGAAATACTAAAAAGCTTTTTATAGAGAGTTATGGTTGCCAAATGAATTTTTCGGACAGCGAAATTGTGGCGTCTATTCTGTATGAAAACGGATATAATACTACTCAAAATCTGGAAGATGCTGATTTGGTTCTGGTTAACACTTGCTCTATTCGCGATAAAGCGGAGCAAACCATTCGTAAACGATTGGAAAAATACAATGCGGTTAAGAAAATCAATCCTTCAATGAAAGTTGGAGTTTTAGGTTGTATGGCAGAACGTTTGAAAAGTCAGTTTTTAGAAGAAGAGAAAATTGTAGACATGGTGGTTGGACCCGATGCTTACAAAGATTTACCGAATTTATTAGCGGAAGTAGAAGAAGGAAGAGAAGCCATCAACGTAATTCTATCGAAAGAAGAAACGTATGGGGATATTGCTCCTGTTCGTTTGAATAGCAACGGAGTAAATGCTTTTGTTTCGATTACAAGAGGTTGTGATAATATGTGTACCTTCTGCGTTGTTCCTTTTACACGTGGTCGTGAGCGTAGTCGTGAACCACAAAGTATTTATGACGAAATTCAAGATTTATACGATAGAGGTTTCAAAGAAGTAACTTTATTAGGACAAAACGTAGACAGTTACCTTTGGTATGGTGGTGGTTTGAAAAAAGATTTCGACAAAGCAACTGAAATGCAAAAAGCGACTGCAGTTGATTTTGCTCAATTGTTAGACAAATGCGCTACGTTGTTCCCAAAAATGCGTTTTAGATTCTCGACTTCTAATCCGCAAGATATGCATGTGGAAGTAATTGAAACTATGGCGAAGCACCATAACATTTGCAAATACATTCACCTACCTGTTCAAAGTGGAAGTACAAGAATTTTAAAAGAAATGAATCGTCAACACACACGTGAAGAATACATGGCATTGATTGACAAAATATACTCGATTATTCCAGATATTTCATTATCACAAGACATGATTGCAGGTTTCCCAACAGAAACTGAGGAAGATCATCAAGATACGTTGAGTTTGATGGAATATGTAAAATATGATTTCGGATTTATGTTTGCGTATTCAGAACGTCCAGGAACTTTAGCGGCTAGAAAAATGGAAGATGACGTTCCAGAAGAAGTGAAGAAAAGACGTTTAAATGAAATCATAGACTTACAACAAAGAATTGGTTTAGAAAGAACACAACGTTTCATTGGACAAGAAGTAGAAGTATTGATTGAAAAAGAATCAAAACGTTCGGATGCTCATTGGAGCGGAAGAAATTCTCAAAATACTGTGGTGGTTTTTCCAAAAGAAAACTACAAAGTAGGCGAATTCGTAATGGTAAAAATCACAGATTGTACCGCTGCAACATTAATTGGAGAAGCGGTTGGTTACTCAACTGTAATGAACTAA
- the porN gene encoding type IX secretion system ring protein PorN/GldN gives MNWRNSIAILVFVFSTSTFAQSNLLNAKTPDQIGKKTEAELSADNDKPLPYGYVHDRDILMGKRIWEFIDLDERVNFPLYFPVEGDVMSSPDRRPLYNVLINGIKEGTITEVYDSSYFTTKKTLKDIEASLFKVDTTDVGREQMNEDIDAYRNGTKTISEEYIRKTEIQPYDVNAYKIVGYWYFDKRQGELKYRLLGICPVVPDVYTMDNVEKDYIELFWIYFPSARDVLHGATAFNNRNSAMPFTFDHMLNARRFSGMIYLEENVYGDRKISEYMKENAQMQLLESDRVKEKIRDFEQDMWNY, from the coding sequence ATGAATTGGAGAAATAGTATAGCAATTTTAGTATTTGTTTTTAGTACATCTACATTTGCTCAATCAAACTTATTAAATGCTAAGACACCTGATCAAATCGGGAAAAAAACGGAAGCTGAATTAAGTGCAGATAATGACAAACCACTTCCATATGGTTATGTTCATGATAGAGATATCTTAATGGGTAAACGTATTTGGGAATTTATTGATCTCGATGAAAGAGTAAATTTCCCTTTATATTTCCCTGTTGAGGGTGATGTTATGTCTTCACCAGATAGAAGACCTTTATATAACGTTTTAATTAACGGAATTAAAGAAGGAACTATCACAGAGGTTTACGATTCTAGTTATTTTACAACTAAGAAAACTTTGAAAGATATTGAAGCTTCATTGTTTAAAGTTGATACAACTGACGTGGGTCGTGAGCAAATGAATGAGGATATTGATGCTTATAGAAATGGTACAAAAACCATTTCTGAAGAATATATCAGAAAAACGGAAATCCAACCTTATGATGTTAATGCATATAAAATCGTTGGATATTGGTATTTCGATAAAAGACAAGGTGAATTAAAATACAGATTATTAGGTATTTGTCCTGTTGTTCCAGACGTTTATACTATGGACAACGTAGAAAAAGACTATATCGAATTATTCTGGATTTATTTCCCATCTGCTAGAGATGTATTACATGGAGCTACAGCTTTCAATAATAGAAACTCTGCAATGCCTTTCACTTTTGATCATATGTTAAATGCTCGTCGTTTTAGCGGAATGATTTATTTAGAAGAAAACGTATACGGTGATCGTAAAATTTCTGAATACATGAAAGAAAATGCACAAATGCAATTGTTAGAATCTGATCGCGTTAAAGAAAAGATTCGTGACTTTGAACAAGATATGTGGAATTATTAA
- the porM gene encoding type IX secretion system motor protein PorM/GldM, which produces MAGGKLTPRQKMINLMYLVFIAMLALNMSKEVLSAFGLMNEKFEVINSDAKQANAAIFDQLKSKAEDAPAQFKGPYDIAVKVKPLAENFFNYIESIKKDINKDFPLEDSGANKGKLPYEAMDKSTIDEVWFQGDGYSAKGKEIVGKIDEFRNSVKAVFGNDVKYKVFLDKFEKTFNTNDVVDGENVKKKYLDYHFKGFPAIATVSKLTAMQNDVKKAEQDIYNLLLGNTMEAAISMKKYKAIVVFDKNVVFQGEEVTGRVVLGKYDDSTVPTSFTVNGASSKIENGQAVFKTVGGAVGEKDIKGQFVFTEDSKPVPIEFEGQYVVVPKPNQAIISADKMNVVYRGVPNPISVSVPGISSDKVKASAPGMSAAGKPGQYILKPGSGSDVTINVTATMPDGKSFGSKQTFRIKGLPAPTGKVGGLDKNKGPKSNLEVCSVTAVMEDFDFPVTVNVTQFNIKVPGQPTIVVNGSKMDSRARAAIAKASKGDVVIINEIKANFVGIDQVAKRVSACTYEIQ; this is translated from the coding sequence ATGGCAGGAGGAAAATTAACCCCTAGACAGAAGATGATTAACCTTATGTACTTGGTTTTCATCGCAATGTTGGCATTAAACATGTCAAAAGAAGTATTATCAGCGTTTGGATTAATGAATGAAAAATTTGAAGTTATTAATTCTGATGCGAAACAAGCTAATGCAGCAATTTTTGATCAATTAAAATCTAAAGCAGAAGATGCACCTGCTCAATTTAAAGGTCCTTATGATATTGCTGTTAAAGTAAAACCTTTAGCTGAAAACTTCTTTAATTATATTGAATCAATCAAAAAAGATATCAATAAAGATTTCCCATTAGAAGATAGTGGTGCTAATAAAGGTAAGTTACCTTATGAAGCAATGGATAAAAGTACTATTGACGAGGTTTGGTTTCAAGGTGACGGTTATTCAGCAAAAGGTAAAGAAATTGTTGGTAAAATCGACGAGTTTAGAAATAGCGTAAAAGCTGTTTTTGGAAATGACGTTAAGTACAAAGTTTTCTTAGACAAATTTGAAAAAACTTTCAACACTAATGATGTTGTTGATGGTGAAAATGTTAAAAAGAAATATTTAGACTATCATTTTAAAGGTTTCCCAGCTATTGCTACTGTTTCTAAGTTAACAGCTATGCAAAATGATGTTAAAAAAGCAGAGCAAGATATTTACAATTTATTATTAGGAAACACTATGGAGGCTGCAATCTCTATGAAAAAATACAAAGCTATTGTAGTTTTCGATAAAAATGTAGTGTTCCAAGGTGAAGAAGTTACAGGTAGAGTTGTATTAGGTAAATATGATGATTCTACTGTTCCTACATCTTTCACTGTTAATGGTGCTTCTTCTAAGATTGAAAATGGACAAGCTGTATTCAAAACTGTAGGTGGAGCTGTTGGTGAGAAAGATATCAAAGGTCAATTCGTGTTTACTGAAGATAGTAAGCCAGTGCCAATTGAATTCGAAGGTCAGTACGTTGTAGTGCCTAAACCAAATCAAGCAATTATTTCAGCTGATAAAATGAATGTAGTTTACCGTGGTGTGCCTAACCCAATTTCAGTTTCTGTACCTGGTATTTCATCTGATAAAGTTAAAGCAAGTGCTCCAGGTATGTCAGCTGCTGGTAAACCTGGTCAATATATATTAAAACCTGGTTCTGGTAGTGATGTTACTATTAATGTTACTGCTACAATGCCTGATGGTAAATCTTTCGGAAGTAAACAAACTTTCCGTATTAAAGGTTTACCTGCGCCAACTGGAAAAGTTGGAGGTCTTGATAAAAACAAAGGACCAAAAAGTAACTTAGAAGTTTGTTCTGTTACTGCAGTTATGGAAGATTTTGATTTCCCAGTAACTGTTAATGTAACTCAATTTAACATCAAAGTTCCTGGACAACCTACAATTGTTGTTAATGGAAGTAAAATGGATTCACGTGCTAGAGCTGCAATTGCAAAAGCTTCTAAAGGTGATGTTGTTATTATCAATGAAATTAAAGCTAATTTCGTAGGAATTGATCAAGTTGCAAAACGAGTTTCAGCTTGTACATACGAAATACAATAA